Proteins co-encoded in one Methylobacterium sp. WL1 genomic window:
- a CDS encoding (2Fe-2S)-binding protein encodes MPKLTVNGVTHTVDADPDMPLLWVLRDRLDATGTKYGCGIAQCGACTVHLDGQPVRSCQTKVGDVGTAQVITIEGVSGRVAEAVQAAWRKLDVVQCGYCQSGQIMSAIGLLSGNAKPSDADIDGAMDGNICRCGTYQRIRAAIHEAARDLA; translated from the coding sequence ATGCCGAAGCTCACCGTCAACGGCGTTACCCACACGGTCGACGCCGATCCGGACATGCCCCTGCTGTGGGTGCTGCGCGACCGCCTCGACGCCACCGGCACCAAGTACGGCTGCGGCATCGCCCAGTGCGGCGCCTGCACGGTCCATCTCGACGGGCAGCCGGTGCGGTCCTGCCAGACTAAGGTGGGCGATGTCGGCACCGCCCAGGTGATCACCATCGAGGGCGTGTCCGGCCGCGTGGCCGAGGCCGTCCAGGCCGCGTGGCGCAAGCTCGACGTCGTGCAGTGCGGCTACTGCCAGTCCGGACAGATCATGTCGGCGATCGGGCTCCTGTCCGGCAACGCCAAGCCCTCCGACGCCGACATCGACGGCGCCATGGACGGCAACATCTGCCGCTGCGGCACCTATCAGCGCATCCGCGCCGCGATCCACGAGGCCGCGCGCGACCTCGCCTGA
- a CDS encoding HAMP domain-containing sensor histidine kinase, whose product MSDLTVEMVQRGRGPSTEEAARRLGVAREIRSAREKLTSQTGLERAFDHELLRHYARYRAGAGIPLVLFAVTLATAATFWIAPVVAALWALGVILMVTLNTTLSRGFLRADAATIPLARWRRRFLIGEVLQSLSWSAMIGLGTTGGWTFALFGLVIAAAVSTMLAATVPVAAVAALVPLVLATASLAACSKGMEAMLLVLMAAGAQLFFLGLARRLYASTVGALRSRAEKDAVFGELEQAKANSDEARRRAEEANLAKSRFLATMSHELRTPLNAILGFSEVMKNEVFGIHTAPSYREYSNDIHDSGMHLLNLINEILDLSRIEAGRYELNEEAVQLAHVVEECRHMMGLRAKTKNQTFHDLVDASLPRLWADERALRQIVLNLLSNAVKFTPPGGEIWLKVGWTASGGQYVSVKDSGPGIPEDELGTVMSSFGRGSLAIKTAEQGSGLGLPIVKGLVELHGGQFQLSSRPREGTEVIVTLPASRVMDTLLPVDVGADAFVTVRGAFNRAA is encoded by the coding sequence ATGTCCGATCTCACCGTCGAGATGGTGCAGCGCGGTCGCGGCCCCTCGACGGAGGAAGCGGCGCGGCGCCTCGGTGTCGCCCGCGAGATCCGCTCGGCGCGCGAGAAGCTGACGTCGCAGACCGGCCTGGAGCGGGCCTTCGACCACGAACTCCTGCGCCATTACGCCCGGTACCGGGCGGGAGCCGGCATTCCGCTGGTGCTGTTCGCCGTCACCCTGGCGACGGCGGCGACCTTCTGGATCGCCCCGGTCGTGGCCGCGCTCTGGGCACTCGGCGTGATCCTGATGGTCACGCTCAACACCACGCTGAGCCGCGGCTTCCTGCGGGCCGACGCGGCCACGATCCCGCTCGCGCGCTGGCGCCGCCGCTTCCTGATCGGCGAGGTCCTGCAGAGCCTGTCGTGGTCGGCGATGATCGGGCTCGGCACCACCGGCGGCTGGACCTTCGCGCTGTTCGGCCTCGTCATCGCGGCCGCGGTCTCGACCATGCTGGCGGCGACGGTGCCGGTGGCGGCGGTCGCCGCCCTGGTGCCGCTGGTGCTCGCCACCGCGTCGCTGGCCGCCTGTTCGAAGGGCATGGAGGCGATGCTGCTGGTGCTGATGGCCGCCGGCGCGCAGCTGTTCTTCCTGGGGCTGGCCCGCCGCCTCTACGCCTCGACGGTGGGCGCCCTGCGTTCCCGGGCCGAGAAGGACGCGGTGTTCGGCGAACTGGAGCAGGCCAAGGCCAATTCCGACGAGGCGCGTCGCCGGGCCGAGGAGGCGAACCTCGCCAAATCGCGTTTCCTCGCCACCATGAGCCACGAGCTGCGCACGCCGCTCAACGCCATCCTGGGCTTCTCGGAGGTGATGAAGAACGAGGTGTTCGGCATCCACACGGCGCCGTCCTACCGGGAATACTCGAACGACATCCACGACAGCGGCATGCACCTGCTGAACCTGATCAACGAGATCCTCGACCTGTCGCGCATCGAGGCCGGCCGCTACGAGCTCAACGAGGAGGCGGTGCAGCTCGCCCACGTGGTCGAGGAATGCCGCCACATGATGGGCCTGCGGGCCAAGACGAAGAACCAGACCTTCCACGACCTGGTCGACGCCTCGCTGCCGCGGCTCTGGGCCGACGAGCGGGCGCTGCGCCAGATCGTACTCAACCTGCTGTCGAACGCCGTCAAGTTCACGCCGCCGGGCGGCGAGATCTGGCTGAAGGTCGGCTGGACCGCCTCGGGTGGGCAGTACGTCTCGGTGAAGGACAGCGGACCCGGCATCCCCGAGGACGAACTCGGCACCGTGATGTCGTCGTTCGGCCGCGGCTCCCTGGCGATCAAGACCGCCGAGCAGGGCTCGGGGCTCGGCCTGCCGATCGTGAAGGGGCTGGTGGAACTGCACGGCGGCCAGTTCCAGCTGTCCTCGCGGCCGCGCGAGGGCACCGAGGTGATCGTGACACTGCCGGCCTCGCGGGTGATGGACACCCTGCTGCCCGTCGATGTCGGCGCGGACGCGTTCGTCACGGTGCGGGGCGCGTTCAACCGCGCGGCTTGA
- a CDS encoding EVE domain-containing protein, giving the protein MAYWLFKSEPATWSWDQQVAAGAAGTHWNGVRNHLAKKHLMAMQVGEQGFFYHSNEGKAVVGIVAVIRPYYPDHTDETGRFGMVDLKAVAALPRPVTLDAIKADPALADMVLVNNSRLSVQPVTEAEWNRIRALAEIP; this is encoded by the coding sequence ATGGCGTACTGGCTGTTCAAATCCGAGCCCGCGACCTGGTCGTGGGACCAGCAGGTCGCGGCCGGTGCGGCCGGCACCCACTGGAACGGCGTGCGCAACCACCTGGCCAAGAAGCACCTGATGGCCATGCAGGTCGGCGAGCAGGGCTTCTTCTACCACTCGAACGAAGGCAAGGCCGTGGTCGGCATCGTCGCGGTGATCCGGCCCTACTACCCCGACCACACCGACGAAACCGGCCGTTTCGGCATGGTCGACCTGAAGGCTGTCGCGGCGCTGCCCCGGCCGGTGACGCTGGACGCGATCAAGGCCGACCCGGCGCTGGCCGACATGGTGCTGGTGAACAACTCGCGCCTGTCGGTTCAGCCGGTCACCGAGGCCGAATGGAACCGCATCCGCGCCCTGGCTGAGATCCCGTAA
- a CDS encoding xanthine dehydrogenase family protein molybdopterin-binding subunit: protein MLNARRPNASPVRPSRRGLLAGAGAIVVAFRLDTKPARAAAGPDLASVKAQPNAFVRIAPDDTVTVVIKHLDMGQGNTTGLATILADELGADWKTVRTEFAPADATLYNNSLMGPIQGTGGSTAVANSWFQLRKAGAAAREMLMAEAAFRWKVPVAQITVAEGVVRHEPSGRQARFGELAASAASLPVPSEPRLKDPSEWTLIGRTVPRLDSVAKTNGSAVYSLDIRRPNQVTAVVARAPRFGATVKSFDAAAARKVVGVLDVVQVPTGVAVIARDTWAAMKGREALTVAWDDSTAETRSSDAILAEYRERAKGPGLTASERGDPQAALNGAAKVIEAEFTFPYLAHAAMEPLNATIERAADGGYDVYAGFQFQTVEQATMAAILGVTPDRVRLHSNWAGGSFGRRATPTADYLAEAATVFKAAGETAPIHLVWTREDDMAGGYYRPTVLHKVRAGIDAKGAVVGWDHVMVGKSIMIGSPFEAMIVKNGIDSTTVEGASDTPYALPAYRFGVHNGREGVPVLWWRSVGHTHTAHVMEVMIDELAHAADVDPVAYRLSLLTQAPRLSGVLKLAADKAGWSDKPQNKPQEKGRGLGVAVHESFGSYVAMVADVTAQDSGIRVNRIVAAVDVGIPVNPDVIRAQVEGAVGFALSAVLRNRITLKDGQVQEHNFDAYAPTRMSEMPQVAVHIVPSQAAPTGIGEPGVPVLAPAIANAVFSATGQRLRALPLDLSGMKGA from the coding sequence ATGCTGAACGCCCGTCGACCGAACGCATCCCCCGTCCGTCCCAGCCGCCGCGGCCTCCTGGCCGGCGCCGGCGCCATCGTGGTCGCCTTCCGGCTCGACACGAAGCCCGCCCGGGCCGCCGCCGGCCCGGACCTCGCGAGCGTCAAGGCCCAACCCAACGCCTTCGTGCGGATCGCCCCGGACGACACCGTCACGGTGGTGATCAAGCACCTCGACATGGGCCAGGGGAACACGACCGGGCTGGCCACGATCCTGGCCGACGAGCTCGGCGCCGACTGGAAGACGGTCCGCACCGAGTTCGCGCCCGCGGACGCGACGCTCTACAACAACAGCCTGATGGGCCCGATCCAGGGCACCGGCGGCTCCACCGCGGTGGCCAATTCCTGGTTCCAGCTGCGCAAGGCCGGGGCCGCCGCCCGGGAGATGCTGATGGCCGAGGCGGCCTTCCGCTGGAAGGTCCCGGTGGCGCAGATCACGGTGGCCGAGGGCGTGGTCCGCCACGAACCCTCGGGCCGGCAGGCCCGGTTCGGCGAACTCGCGGCCTCGGCCGCCTCCCTGCCGGTCCCGTCCGAGCCGCGGCTCAAGGACCCGAGCGAGTGGACGCTGATCGGCCGGACGGTGCCGCGCCTCGATTCCGTGGCCAAGACCAACGGCTCGGCGGTCTACTCCCTCGACATCCGCCGCCCGAACCAGGTCACCGCCGTGGTCGCCCGCGCCCCGCGCTTCGGCGCCACCGTGAAGAGCTTCGACGCCGCCGCGGCCCGGAAGGTCGTGGGCGTGCTCGACGTGGTGCAGGTCCCCACCGGCGTGGCGGTGATCGCCCGGGACACCTGGGCGGCCATGAAGGGCCGCGAGGCGCTCACCGTCGCCTGGGATGACAGCACCGCCGAGACCCGCTCGTCGGACGCGATCCTGGCCGAGTACCGGGAGCGCGCCAAGGGCCCCGGCCTCACCGCCTCCGAGCGCGGCGACCCGCAGGCCGCGTTGAACGGCGCCGCCAAGGTGATCGAGGCCGAGTTCACCTTCCCGTACCTCGCCCATGCCGCGATGGAGCCCCTGAACGCCACGATCGAGCGGGCGGCCGACGGCGGCTACGACGTCTATGCCGGCTTCCAGTTCCAGACCGTGGAGCAGGCGACCATGGCGGCGATCCTCGGGGTGACGCCCGACCGGGTCCGGCTCCACAGCAACTGGGCCGGCGGGTCCTTCGGGCGCCGGGCGACGCCCACCGCCGACTACCTCGCGGAAGCCGCCACCGTGTTCAAGGCCGCCGGCGAGACGGCTCCCATCCACCTGGTCTGGACCCGCGAGGACGACATGGCCGGCGGCTATTACCGCCCGACCGTGCTGCACAAGGTCCGGGCCGGCATCGACGCCAAGGGTGCGGTGGTCGGCTGGGACCACGTCATGGTCGGCAAGTCCATCATGATCGGCTCGCCCTTCGAGGCGATGATCGTCAAGAACGGGATCGACTCGACCACCGTCGAGGGCGCCTCCGACACGCCCTACGCGCTGCCGGCCTACCGGTTCGGCGTCCATAACGGCCGCGAGGGCGTGCCGGTCCTGTGGTGGCGCTCGGTCGGCCACACCCACACGGCGCACGTCATGGAGGTGATGATCGACGAGCTGGCCCACGCCGCAGACGTCGATCCGGTGGCCTACCGGCTGTCGCTGCTGACGCAGGCGCCGCGGCTCTCGGGCGTGCTGAAGCTCGCCGCCGACAAGGCCGGCTGGTCGGACAAGCCGCAGAACAAGCCGCAAGAGAAGGGCCGCGGCCTCGGGGTCGCGGTCCACGAATCCTTCGGTTCATACGTCGCCATGGTGGCCGACGTCACCGCCCAGGATTCCGGGATCCGGGTGAACCGGATCGTGGCGGCGGTGGATGTCGGAATCCCGGTCAATCCGGACGTGATCCGCGCCCAGGTCGAGGGCGCGGTCGGCTTCGCGCTGTCGGCGGTGCTGCGCAACCGCATCACGCTGAAGGACGGTCAGGTGCAGGAGCACAATTTCGACGCCTACGCGCCGACCCGCATGAGCGAGATGCCGCAGGTCGCGGTGCATATCGTGCCGAGCCAGGCCGCGCCCACCGGCATCGGCGAGCCGGGCGTCCCCGTGCTGGCCCCGGCCATCGCCAACGCGGTGTTCTCCGCCACCGGGCAGCGCCTGCGCGCCCTGCCCCTCGACCTCTCCGGCATGAAGGGCGCGTGA